Part of the Intestinibacillus sp. Marseille-P6563 genome is shown below.
GGTAAAGGGAAAGTTTATGTTGACTACCCATTCATTCAGTAGCTCCTTCCGCCCTTCCCGTATGCAGAAGTCATGCAGACTTTCCCGCATGGGTCCTCCCTCCTTCTATACAGAATCAACATTCTGAATAGATTTTTCCCTTTCTTTCTACTAATTGGAGAAAATGGGTATAAAAAATCGCCCGTCTTTCTTTCTGAAAGAGGACGAAAGGGCGTAAAAAGCCAGGCCGCAAATGCAGATTATGCTTGCAGCCTAATTCTTATGTTCAAAATCTGGAAATTGCATTGTCTTTCGTGTCCACGCATGCTATAATGACAATGTACAATTTCAGTATGTAGATGATATTAGGACAGAATGTTGATTCTGTGACTATAACACAAGTCCCAGTCTGTCAATCTCCCGTTGGTGCTCCACGCCGGAGGAAACTAGGTAGATGCGTGTGGTTTCGATACTGCTGTGACCCAACAGGTCGGCCAGCTTTGCAATATCCCGACAGGTCCGATAAAAGACTGTAGCAAACAGGTGTCGAAGGTTATGGGGGAATACTTTTTCCGGTTCCACGCCGGCGTACTTGCATAGCCTTTTCAGTTCCGCCCAAATCTGTCGGCGGCCAAGTTCCTTTCCGTTTCTGGTGCGAAAGATCGCGCCGGAAGCGGTTTTCTGTTTTTTTGCGTACTTTATCAGCTTTCGGCAGAGTTTTCCGGGGAGCAGGATGGTGCGGATCTTGCCTTTGAGGGCGATCTCTGCCTTACCCTGTCGAACCGCTTCCACGGTGATATACTGTACTTCACTGACCCGGATACCGGTAGCTGTGATGGTCTCCGCCAGAAGTCCCAACCGTTCCCGTCCTAATTTGTAGGCCGTGTTCAGAAGACGCCGGTAGTCGTCCTTGGTTAACTCACGATTGGCATCCCGAAACAAGCGGCGCTGGATCTTGAGAAATTTTACCCGGCACTCCTGCAAATCGAGAAATTCCAGCAGGCTATTCAGCGCAGAGAGCATGGCATTGATGGTAGTCGGGGCATAGTTCTGCGACACCAGGTGGGCTTTCCACGCTGCGGTCATCTCCTTGCTAATGTTGCGATTATCGAGCCAGCAGGCAAATGCTTGAACATCACGAAGATATTTCTCTATGGTTGCACCACTCTTTTCTTCCGTCAGAAGATGATGGGCATATGCTTGGATTTGTGGTCGTGTTAATTGATGATTTTTCATAAAGACCCTCCTGTTAGGATTATATCTCTATTGTATAGGAAGTGCAGAAACATCAAAGCCCACAGCGCAGTATCTGCCGCTGTGGGCTTTGCACGCCGTATTGATACGTTTGTCACTGGGGCACCGGAACTGGTACTTTCCTCATATCCTACAAACTTGCTTATAGGAAACTGTGTGGCTACAGCACTACTCCATAGCTGCAGCAGATCAAAGCACTTTAGCCGATTTCTCAGCAGTAAAAGAGACTGGGACTTCGCCGTACAACTAGCCTTTCCGGATGTCCTAGGAACTGGAATGACCAACTATTAAGATGTCCAGTAATTAACGAAGATTTTTTAAAAGAATAAAATGGGTACAGAAAATTGAGCCCTCGATCAAAGGGCTAAAAAGAAAGAGTGCACTTTAACGGATCATAACGGATATTCTGGTCTGCGATGCGTAAATAACTTAAAGGAGTTTTTGAGCAACATGGGTTAGTATACACGATATGGCTTGCCTTCTGCTCTTTTTTGAGCGTAATACTCGTCAAAGAACAGCTCATTTTTGTAATCTGCCAAAACTGACGGTTCAGTCCTTCAATGATATTGGTCGTATATATGATTTTCCGAATCTCCGGGGCATATGCGAAAAAAGAGAAATTCTTTTATCTAAAGATTCTTATTCTCACTGTCCTAACCGATGGTTCTTTGCGCTAAAGCTAAACAAAAGAAGCACCGAAACAATATGTTTCGGTGCTTTTACTGGCGTAACGTCAGAGATTTAAAGCAAGCAGATCGCCTTTTTGCGTTATTTTCTTTGCTATATTGTTCGTATACTGCTGCAATTCCAGCCATTCCATCCCTATAAGGTTCTTCTGGGTGTGAACTCATTATTTGAAAGGAACATGAGCTGGTATTACCTCACTCGCGTTGATCTTTGCACGAATATCCACTGTGACAGACAGGATGTATTTCAGAAACTGGTTCGACTTCTTCGTAAAACCGCAACCCCCAAGAAATATGAGCGGAAGCACTATCAAAACCCGGATAAAAAAGGCCAATCAGTACAACAAGCATTACATCCACATCGCCTGTGGTTCGCAGGAGTTGGTGATCTACGACAAGACATCCCAGTCAATTTGACAGTAGCTTATAAAGAATTGCCTTCCGGTGTACTGCGAATCGAAATACATTACGGCCGGGACAAGCTACGCCACATCGAAAAGAAGCACAACAGAGACGATTCATGCGCTCTTTTGGAACGTCTGATGAAACAAAACAAGGACTGAATTTTAGAACTGGTAGAAAAATGCTATCCAGACCTAGAGTATTATTCCTATGAAGAAGCAGCGAAAAAAATCATGCAGTCGAAGTTTCATACAGAAACAAAAAAACAGATGCAGACCCTGTTGGAGCAGATGCAGCGTAAACAAACCATCGATGCTACATTCCATTGGATGGAAGATCATGATATGCAAACTGACGATTTGCTGAAGAAATTCGAGAAGCTTGGAGTAAATCCCGTTCCTCTACGTAAAGGGCATCACGCATCGTGTATGCCTAGCCTATTGGAAATTTTGAGAACCGTTGATGAACAGGCAATTTCGATTTATCCCATATGCTAGAAACAGAAGCAAAGTGTTAGTATGCAACCGTTAGGAAATATGGATACAACACCATTATCGTAGAAGCAGCGATGGACATCCTGTGTCCATCGCTTTTGCTATACTCATCCCGTACACGAACGTTAGAAATATTTCGATCATCCGAGCGGCAGCTCGCGGAACTGCCGCGGAGCGATGCCAATACGCTCGGAAAAGGCGTTGGTAAAGCCTGATTCGGTCTGATAACCGACCTCCAGGGCGATCGATTTGATCGGCATGGAGGTGGTCTTGAGTAGATATTTGGCATGATCCATGCGCATGGTGATCAGGTATTCATAGGGCGAACACTGGAATTCCTTTTGAAACAAACGAATCAGATGGGCTGGGCTGTAATCGACATACTGAGCAATGTCCTTGAGCTGAAGCGGCTCTCCCAGATGTTCCTGAATGTACTGCACAGCCCTCCGAGCGGGGGATAAATCCTCCTCAGCCGAAGATGCCGGGGTGTTTGGCATGAGATAGCACAGCATGCTATGTATAATACGTGAATGCTCGGAATCGATAAGCGGCTGATTTGTGGAGAATTTAGATAGCATGTGACGACAGAATACGCCGATTTTAGAGTTGTTGGGCGTACGGAAAACCGGCCCATTTTTCTCAATAAGGTAATCGCAAAACTCAAACGAGTTGAGTCCTTGGAAGAAAATCCAATAAAATTCGGAATAGTCAGGGGTGCTGTAGTAGTGGTAGTGGATACAATCAAGCAGGACAATATCGCCCTCCTTGGCAACTTGGTGATAGCCGTCGTATTCGACGGTCAAGTTTCCCTTTTCGATGTACATGAGGATGACCTGTTCGATGCCACTACGATCGATGCGGTAGCCCTTTTCACAGAAATAATGGCCGCAGCCGGTGACATAATAAAGCATGCGCAGCGTATCGTTGGACAGCTTGCTGTAAAAGCGTTCGGAGCCGGGTAGGACCCCTTTTTCGTTTTGAACCAACATGGAAAATGCCTCCCTATGGAACAGAAAAAAATGATAATTTTTGATTTTATCATAAATTTTTAAAAAATAACATGCTTATTTTTAGCATAATATTTTTTTAAATGCGCCTATTTTTTTGCGCAAAAAATTTATTGGCAGCCAAAGAACGAAAATTCCAAAAAACGGATGATTATTTTAAACTGAATTCCTTTTCAAAATGCGCATACTCATGCAATATGCACAATATAACCACGAAAAATCAAAAAAATATATCCAATTCATCCAGAAAGCTACTTTTAAGCAAAATACACAAAAACAGCGTCCAAACGTCTACAAGCAATTTGCAAAAAGAAAAACAGCTGTGCTATGATGATGGCACAAACCCATCCGGGCACAATTCGGCCAAATTGCAGCATAAAAATCAACAGAAAGCTTTAGAAGAGGGATATTATGCTGACACTATGCACTTTCGTTCTGTTTACAGTGTTGGTTGCCGTAATTTCCTGGTTCCGTACCAGATCGGCACCGTGCTGGCGGTTATCTCGATCTGCGTGGCGCCATTCGTCATCAACGCCCCAAGCTACCTGTATGACTTCCTGCAAGATTGCTTTGGCTTCTACGCTAAATCCATCCTGACCGTGATCCTGGTCAGCTTCTACACCAAGCGCGTGCCCGCCATCGCCCCCAAGGTGACGCTCATCGTGCACGCGGTGCTCTACGGCCTCATCCACTTTGTAGACTATGATTTCCACTATCTGTACATCCGCGGCGCGCTGTTCATCCTGGACATCTGCATCATGCTGGTGATCGGCCGGCTGCGTCCGCGCGAAACCCCGTTCGAATTGACCGACGCGGGCGTCGTCAACCTGACGCCGTGGCGGTTGGCAAAGCCGGCCTCGGTGGTCTGCTTCCTGGCGATGCTTGGCGTATACGCCCTGTTCTCGCCCCTGGGCCTGGCTGGCTAAAATTGATAAAGAAAGGACCGGAACAATATGAAACTCGATGAACATGTAGGTGTAAACCGAATTGACCAAGGCCAAGGCGGCAACCTGATGGTGCACGGCTGGCCGCTCGAACAGTGCGTGGTCTCCGACCACGACCGGCAGGTGCTGCGGGAGGTCGCATCCCGCCTGCGCGAATTTGCCGAGCGCCCGTATGAGCAGGAAAAAGCCAAGCTCTGGACGGCGCACAACGACCTGAAGACCGAACAGCCGGTCATCTATATCGACCCGGAAAACGGCTGGAACGAGATCTTCCCCTGGCATGAGGCCATCCAGTGCGAGGGCGACATGGCCCAGGACTGGGAGATGTGGCTGCGCAAGGAGCTGTACTGGGCCGAGGTGATGAAGGACGACAAGGTTGTAGAGGCCAAGTTCTACATCCCCTACCACGCCGAGGACACCGCCTGGGGCATCTCGGAGGAGCGCATCGGCGACCCGACCAAGGGCGAAGCCTATGTGTGGAAGGCGCCGTTTGCCGACATGGAGGACGAGTACGAAGAACTCGACCTGTCCGAGTACATCAAGACCCCGGAAATCCACGTGGACTGGGAAGCGTCCAACCGGGCCTTTGACCTGGCTAAGGACGTGTTCGACGGCATCCTGGAAGTCGAATTCCGCCACAAGTGGTGGTGGTCGCCCGACCTGTCGCTGTCGTACTCCAACCTGCGCGGCATGGAAAACATGATGTGCGATTTTTACGACTATCCCGACCAGGTACACGCCATGATGCGTCTGTTTACCGACGGCTACCTCAAGAAATTCGACTACCTGGAAAAGAACGGCCTGCTGCCGAACAACGCGGGCAGCATGTACATCGGTTCGGGCGGTATCGGTTACACCTCCGAGCTGCACGGCACCCCCGGCCAGGTCAAGCTGATGGACATGTGGGGCTTTAACGAAGCGCAGGAGACCAGCGAGGTTTCCCCGGAAATGGTCAAGGAATTCATCCTGCCCTACCAGCACGAGATGGCCGAAAAGTTTGGCCTGAACTACTACGGCTGCTGCGAGGGTCTGGACCGGCGCTGGGAATACGTCAAGGAAGCCATTCCGCGCCTGCGCCGTGTTTCGGTGTCCCAGTGGGCGGACAGCCGCAAGATGAGCGAGCTGCTGCAAGGCGATTATGTGTACTGCTACAAGGTCAGCCCGACCGACATTGCAGTGCCCCATCCGGACGAGGAGTACATCCGCCGGCGCCTAAACGAAGTGCTGACCTACTGCAAGCAGTGTGGTAACAAGGTCGAACTGCTCATGAAGGACAACCACACGCTGGGGCACCATCCGAAAAATGCTTCCCGCTGGGTACAGATCGCCCGCGAAGAAGTGCAGCGCGTATACGGTTAAACAAAACCAAAAAGCCACGAGTAAGTCCTCGTGGCTTTTTTCTTCCGGTGCGCTGGTATAATCTGCATATTTATGGTATGCTGAAACCAAAGAAAACTGTCAATACAAAATCTGTCCTTTGGACGCCGATGTGGGGAAGGCGGGAGACGAATATGAACAGAAACGACCACAAGGAGCGCGTCTGGTTCCAAGTCCATACGGAAAACGAACAGGATATCGTGCACTGGCACGAAGATCTGAAGATCGCTTTCGTGCTTTTCGGACAGGTGGACATGACCATACGCGACAAGACCTACACGCTGTATGCCGGGGATTTGCTGGTGCTCAACCCGTTTGAGCTGCATGTGGTGACCACCCGCGAGGGGCATC
Proteins encoded:
- a CDS encoding tyrosine-type recombinase/integrase, with the translated sequence MKNHQLTRPQIQAYAHHLLTEEKSGATIEKYLRDVQAFACWLDNRNISKEMTAAWKAHLVSQNYAPTTINAMLSALNSLLEFLDLQECRVKFLKIQRRLFRDANRELTKDDYRRLLNTAYKLGRERLGLLAETITATGIRVSEVQYITVEAVRQGKAEIALKGKIRTILLPGKLCRKLIKYAKKQKTASGAIFRTRNGKELGRRQIWAELKRLCKYAGVEPEKVFPHNLRHLFATVFYRTCRDIAKLADLLGHSSIETTRIYLVSSGVEHQREIDRLGLVL
- a CDS encoding AraC family transcriptional regulator; this translates as MLVQNEKGVLPGSERFYSKLSNDTLRMLYYVTGCGHYFCEKGYRIDRSGIEQVILMYIEKGNLTVEYDGYHQVAKEGDIVLLDCIHYHYYSTPDYSEFYWIFFQGLNSFEFCDYLIEKNGPVFRTPNNSKIGVFCRHMLSKFSTNQPLIDSEHSRIIHSMLCYLMPNTPASSAEEDLSPARRAVQYIQEHLGEPLQLKDIAQYVDYSPAHLIRLFQKEFQCSPYEYLITMRMDHAKYLLKTTSMPIKSIALEVGYQTESGFTNAFSERIGIAPRQFRELPLG